One stretch of Tribolium castaneum strain GA2 chromosome 5, icTriCast1.1, whole genome shotgun sequence DNA includes these proteins:
- the Pdfr gene encoding PDF receptor isoform X3, which translates to MNFTCTETPHNDSWCPEVFDNFLCWPATPPGQNVSLPCPERINGVIIGAKAYRRCLEDGRWETRGDEKDKDKGYTNYNNCLLPQLLDLLKMCDEIKECAQITRTTRTIEMVGLSFSLISLIVSLIIFFQYRVLKNNRTKIHKNLFIATLLQVVFRLIKYVDQELKAGDRIIENTPILDEACITLLEYSKTAMFTWMFIEGLYLHNVITVTVFQEYSYIKIYFYVGWTAPAVITAVWVWTMKMVRSNWGFYYFLPYYWILEGPRSTIIVVNLLFLINIIRVLIVKLRESHTSEIEQVRKAVRAAIFLLPLMGIANILFWMGYRFTQGWKLALWSYTSYFLNTFQGFFVAILYCFLNGEVQTAVKNSFYLHMSLRNHDYTPCRNLTLISTAPDPEQHIEKESTNWIRYCLKQNKKSPEEKEIRESVNTLPKLSDETDTTIIEDKSSETKV; encoded by the exons ATGAACTTCACTTGCACAGAAACACCACATAACGACT CCTGGTGTCCTGAAGTTTTTGACAACTTTTTATGTTGGCCAGCCACACCTCCGGGCCAAAATGTCTCCCTCCCTTGTCCAGAGAGAATAAATGGCGTTATTATAGGag cTAAAGCCTACCGGCGTTGTCTTGAGGATGGCAGGTGGGAAACGAGAGGCGATGAAAAAGATAAAGACAAAGGGTAtactaattacaataattgttTACTGCCACAACTTCTCGACCTTTTAAAGATGTGCGATGAAATAAAGGAATGTGCTCAG ATTACACGAACAACGAGAACTATCGAAATGGTGGGACTTTCGTTCTCTTTGATTTCGTTGATTGTGTCcctaattatattttttcaatacag GGTCCTTAAAAATAACAGGACAAAAATCCACAAGAATCTATTCATTGCCACCCTTTTGCAGGTAGTTTTTCGTCTTATTAAGTACGTCGATCAAGAGCTCAAAGCAGGGGATAGGATAATCGAAAATACG CCCATTCTCGACGAAGCCTGCATAACACTGCTGGAATACTCAAAAACCGCAATGTTCACGTGGATGTTCATCGAAGGTCTTTACCTCCATAACGTGATAACCGTCACAGTGTTTCAAGAATATTCCTATATAAAGATATACTTTTACGTAGGATGGACAGCCCCTGCAGTGATCACCGCCGTTTGGGTGTGGACGATGAAGATGGTCAGAAG TAATTGGgggttttattattttttaccgtACTATTGGATTTTGGAAGGACCACGTTCCACCATTATTGTG GTTAATCTTCTATTCTTGATAAACATCATCCGTGTTTTAATAGTAAAACTGAGGGAAAGCCACACAAGCGAAATAGAACAAGTCAG AAAAGCGGTCCGAGCTGCAATATTCCTGTTGCCTTTAATGGGCATCGCCAATATTTTGTTCTGGATGGGGTATCGATTTACTCAAGGATGGAAACTGGCTTTATGGTCGTACACCAGTTACTTTCTCAACACTTTTCAAGGATTTTTCGTAGCGATATTATATTGCTTCTTAAATGGGGAAGTTCAAACCGCTGTGAAGAACAGTTTCTATTTACACATGTCTTTGAGAAACCACGACTACACTCCTTGCAGGAACTTAACGCTGATTTCCACGGCCCCCGACCCAGAACAGCACATTGAAAA AGAGAGCACAAACTGGATTCGCTACTGCTTGAAGCAGAACAAAAAATCGCCGGAAGAAAAGGAAATCAG AGAATCAGTCAATACGTTGCCAAAGCTATCCGACGAAACAGATACGACGATAATAGAAGACAAAAGTTCAGA GACAAAAGTGTGA
- the Pdfr gene encoding PDF receptor isoform X1, with protein MNFTCTETPHNDSWCPEVFDNFLCWPATPPGQNVSLPCPERINGVIIGAKAYRRCLEDGRWETRGDEKDKDKGYTNYNNCLLPQLLDLLKMCDEIKECAQITRTTRTIEMVGLSFSLISLIVSLIIFFQYRVLKNNRTKIHKNLFIATLLQVVFRLIKYVDQELKAGDRIIENTPILDEACITLLEYSKTAMFTWMFIEGLYLHNVITVTVFQEYSYIKIYFYVGWTAPAVITAVWVWTMKMVRSNWGFYYFLPYYWILEGPRSTIIVVNLLFLINIIRVLIVKLRESHTSEIEQVRKAVRAAIFLLPLMGIANILFWMGYRFTQGWKLALWSYTSYFLNTFQGFFVAILYCFLNGEVQTAVKNSFYLHMSLRNHDYTPCRNLTLISTAPDPEQHIEKESTNWIRYCLKQNKKSPEEKEISVCDLNDRRNSAIVTALTMVETKPLTRFVVATVCFMLIFLTKFWSIVAFYFSYRESVNTLPKLSDETDTTIIEDKSSETKV; from the exons ATGAACTTCACTTGCACAGAAACACCACATAACGACT CCTGGTGTCCTGAAGTTTTTGACAACTTTTTATGTTGGCCAGCCACACCTCCGGGCCAAAATGTCTCCCTCCCTTGTCCAGAGAGAATAAATGGCGTTATTATAGGag cTAAAGCCTACCGGCGTTGTCTTGAGGATGGCAGGTGGGAAACGAGAGGCGATGAAAAAGATAAAGACAAAGGGTAtactaattacaataattgttTACTGCCACAACTTCTCGACCTTTTAAAGATGTGCGATGAAATAAAGGAATGTGCTCAG ATTACACGAACAACGAGAACTATCGAAATGGTGGGACTTTCGTTCTCTTTGATTTCGTTGATTGTGTCcctaattatattttttcaatacag GGTCCTTAAAAATAACAGGACAAAAATCCACAAGAATCTATTCATTGCCACCCTTTTGCAGGTAGTTTTTCGTCTTATTAAGTACGTCGATCAAGAGCTCAAAGCAGGGGATAGGATAATCGAAAATACG CCCATTCTCGACGAAGCCTGCATAACACTGCTGGAATACTCAAAAACCGCAATGTTCACGTGGATGTTCATCGAAGGTCTTTACCTCCATAACGTGATAACCGTCACAGTGTTTCAAGAATATTCCTATATAAAGATATACTTTTACGTAGGATGGACAGCCCCTGCAGTGATCACCGCCGTTTGGGTGTGGACGATGAAGATGGTCAGAAG TAATTGGgggttttattattttttaccgtACTATTGGATTTTGGAAGGACCACGTTCCACCATTATTGTG GTTAATCTTCTATTCTTGATAAACATCATCCGTGTTTTAATAGTAAAACTGAGGGAAAGCCACACAAGCGAAATAGAACAAGTCAG AAAAGCGGTCCGAGCTGCAATATTCCTGTTGCCTTTAATGGGCATCGCCAATATTTTGTTCTGGATGGGGTATCGATTTACTCAAGGATGGAAACTGGCTTTATGGTCGTACACCAGTTACTTTCTCAACACTTTTCAAGGATTTTTCGTAGCGATATTATATTGCTTCTTAAATGGGGAAGTTCAAACCGCTGTGAAGAACAGTTTCTATTTACACATGTCTTTGAGAAACCACGACTACACTCCTTGCAGGAACTTAACGCTGATTTCCACGGCCCCCGACCCAGAACAGCACATTGAAAA AGAGAGCACAAACTGGATTCGCTACTGCTTGAAGCAGAACAAAAAATCGCCGGAAGAAAAGGAAATCAG CGTATGTGATTTGAATGATCGTCGCAATTCCGCCATTGTTACCGCTTTAACGATGGTGGAAACGAAGCCACTTACAAGGTTCGTTGTTGCCACAGTCTGCTTTATGTTAATATTCTTAACCAAATTTTGGTCGATTGTcgcgttttatttttcttacagAGAATCAGTCAATACGTTGCCAAAGCTATCCGACGAAACAGATACGACGATAATAGAAGACAAAAGTTCAGA GACAAAAGTGTGA
- the Pdfr gene encoding PDF receptor isoform X4, whose protein sequence is MNFTCTETPHNDSWCPEVFDNFLCWPATPPGQNVSLPCPERINGVIIGAKAYRRCLEDGRWETRGDEKDKDKGYTNYNNCLLPQLLDLLKMCDEIKECAQITRTTRTIEMVGLSFSLISLIVSLIIFFQYRVLKNNRTKIHKNLFIATLLQVVFRLIKYVDQELKAGDRIIENTPILDEACITLLEYSKTAMFTWMFIEGLYLHNVITVTVFQEYSYIKIYFYVGWTAPAVITAVWVWTMKMVRSNWGFYYFLPYYWILEGPRSTIIVVNLLFLINIIRVLIVKLRESHTSEIEQVRKAVRAAIFLLPLMGIANILFWMGYRFTQGWKLALWSYTSYFLNTFQGFFVAILYCFLNGEVQTAVKNSFYLHMSLRNHDYTPCRNLTLISTAPDPEQHIEKESVNTLPKLSDETDTTIIEDKSSETKV, encoded by the exons ATGAACTTCACTTGCACAGAAACACCACATAACGACT CCTGGTGTCCTGAAGTTTTTGACAACTTTTTATGTTGGCCAGCCACACCTCCGGGCCAAAATGTCTCCCTCCCTTGTCCAGAGAGAATAAATGGCGTTATTATAGGag cTAAAGCCTACCGGCGTTGTCTTGAGGATGGCAGGTGGGAAACGAGAGGCGATGAAAAAGATAAAGACAAAGGGTAtactaattacaataattgttTACTGCCACAACTTCTCGACCTTTTAAAGATGTGCGATGAAATAAAGGAATGTGCTCAG ATTACACGAACAACGAGAACTATCGAAATGGTGGGACTTTCGTTCTCTTTGATTTCGTTGATTGTGTCcctaattatattttttcaatacag GGTCCTTAAAAATAACAGGACAAAAATCCACAAGAATCTATTCATTGCCACCCTTTTGCAGGTAGTTTTTCGTCTTATTAAGTACGTCGATCAAGAGCTCAAAGCAGGGGATAGGATAATCGAAAATACG CCCATTCTCGACGAAGCCTGCATAACACTGCTGGAATACTCAAAAACCGCAATGTTCACGTGGATGTTCATCGAAGGTCTTTACCTCCATAACGTGATAACCGTCACAGTGTTTCAAGAATATTCCTATATAAAGATATACTTTTACGTAGGATGGACAGCCCCTGCAGTGATCACCGCCGTTTGGGTGTGGACGATGAAGATGGTCAGAAG TAATTGGgggttttattattttttaccgtACTATTGGATTTTGGAAGGACCACGTTCCACCATTATTGTG GTTAATCTTCTATTCTTGATAAACATCATCCGTGTTTTAATAGTAAAACTGAGGGAAAGCCACACAAGCGAAATAGAACAAGTCAG AAAAGCGGTCCGAGCTGCAATATTCCTGTTGCCTTTAATGGGCATCGCCAATATTTTGTTCTGGATGGGGTATCGATTTACTCAAGGATGGAAACTGGCTTTATGGTCGTACACCAGTTACTTTCTCAACACTTTTCAAGGATTTTTCGTAGCGATATTATATTGCTTCTTAAATGGGGAAGTTCAAACCGCTGTGAAGAACAGTTTCTATTTACACATGTCTTTGAGAAACCACGACTACACTCCTTGCAGGAACTTAACGCTGATTTCCACGGCCCCCGACCCAGAACAGCACATTGAAAA AGAATCAGTCAATACGTTGCCAAAGCTATCCGACGAAACAGATACGACGATAATAGAAGACAAAAGTTCAGA GACAAAAGTGTGA
- the Pdfr gene encoding PDF receptor isoform X2 codes for MNFTCTETPHNDSWCPEVFDNFLCWPATPPGQNVSLPCPERINGVIIGAKAYRRCLEDGRWETRGDEKDKDKGYTNYNNCLLPQLLDLLKMCDEIKECAQITRTTRTIEMVGLSFSLISLIVSLIIFFQYRVLKNNRTKIHKNLFIATLLQVVFRLIKYVDQELKAGDRIIENTPILDEACITLLEYSKTAMFTWMFIEGLYLHNVITVTVFQEYSYIKIYFYVGWTAPAVITAVWVWTMKMVRSNWGFYYFLPYYWILEGPRSTIIVVNLLFLINIIRVLIVKLRESHTSEIEQVRKAVRAAIFLLPLMGIANILFWMGYRFTQGWKLALWSYTSYFLNTFQGFFVAILYCFLNGEVQTAVKNSFYLHMSLRNHDYTPCRNLTLISTAPDPEQHIEKESTNWIRYCLKQNKKSPEEKEISVCDLNDRRNSAIVTALTMVETKPLTRESVNTLPKLSDETDTTIIEDKSSETKV; via the exons ATGAACTTCACTTGCACAGAAACACCACATAACGACT CCTGGTGTCCTGAAGTTTTTGACAACTTTTTATGTTGGCCAGCCACACCTCCGGGCCAAAATGTCTCCCTCCCTTGTCCAGAGAGAATAAATGGCGTTATTATAGGag cTAAAGCCTACCGGCGTTGTCTTGAGGATGGCAGGTGGGAAACGAGAGGCGATGAAAAAGATAAAGACAAAGGGTAtactaattacaataattgttTACTGCCACAACTTCTCGACCTTTTAAAGATGTGCGATGAAATAAAGGAATGTGCTCAG ATTACACGAACAACGAGAACTATCGAAATGGTGGGACTTTCGTTCTCTTTGATTTCGTTGATTGTGTCcctaattatattttttcaatacag GGTCCTTAAAAATAACAGGACAAAAATCCACAAGAATCTATTCATTGCCACCCTTTTGCAGGTAGTTTTTCGTCTTATTAAGTACGTCGATCAAGAGCTCAAAGCAGGGGATAGGATAATCGAAAATACG CCCATTCTCGACGAAGCCTGCATAACACTGCTGGAATACTCAAAAACCGCAATGTTCACGTGGATGTTCATCGAAGGTCTTTACCTCCATAACGTGATAACCGTCACAGTGTTTCAAGAATATTCCTATATAAAGATATACTTTTACGTAGGATGGACAGCCCCTGCAGTGATCACCGCCGTTTGGGTGTGGACGATGAAGATGGTCAGAAG TAATTGGgggttttattattttttaccgtACTATTGGATTTTGGAAGGACCACGTTCCACCATTATTGTG GTTAATCTTCTATTCTTGATAAACATCATCCGTGTTTTAATAGTAAAACTGAGGGAAAGCCACACAAGCGAAATAGAACAAGTCAG AAAAGCGGTCCGAGCTGCAATATTCCTGTTGCCTTTAATGGGCATCGCCAATATTTTGTTCTGGATGGGGTATCGATTTACTCAAGGATGGAAACTGGCTTTATGGTCGTACACCAGTTACTTTCTCAACACTTTTCAAGGATTTTTCGTAGCGATATTATATTGCTTCTTAAATGGGGAAGTTCAAACCGCTGTGAAGAACAGTTTCTATTTACACATGTCTTTGAGAAACCACGACTACACTCCTTGCAGGAACTTAACGCTGATTTCCACGGCCCCCGACCCAGAACAGCACATTGAAAA AGAGAGCACAAACTGGATTCGCTACTGCTTGAAGCAGAACAAAAAATCGCCGGAAGAAAAGGAAATCAG CGTATGTGATTTGAATGATCGTCGCAATTCCGCCATTGTTACCGCTTTAACGATGGTGGAAACGAAGCCACTTACAAG AGAATCAGTCAATACGTTGCCAAAGCTATCCGACGAAACAGATACGACGATAATAGAAGACAAAAGTTCAGA GACAAAAGTGTGA
- the Pdfr gene encoding PDF receptor isoform X5, which yields MNFTCTETPHNDSWCPEVFDNFLCWPATPPGQNVSLPCPERINGVIIGAKAYRRCLEDGRWETRGDEKDKDKGYTNYNNCLLPQLLDLLKMCDEIKECAQITRTTRTIEMVGLSFSLISLIVSLIIFFQYRVLKNNRTKIHKNLFIATLLQVVFRLIKYVDQELKAGDRIIENTPILDEACITLLEYSKTAMFTWMFIEGLYLHNVITVTVFQEYSYIKIYFYVGWTAPAVITAVWVWTMKMVRSNWGFYYFLPYYWILEGPRSTIIVVNLLFLINIIRVLIVKLRESHTSEIEQVRKAVRAAIFLLPLMGIANILFWMGYRFTQGWKLALWSYTSYFLNTFQGFFVAILYCFLNGEVQTAVKNSFYLHMSLRNHDYTPCRNLTLISTAPDPEQHIEK from the exons ATGAACTTCACTTGCACAGAAACACCACATAACGACT CCTGGTGTCCTGAAGTTTTTGACAACTTTTTATGTTGGCCAGCCACACCTCCGGGCCAAAATGTCTCCCTCCCTTGTCCAGAGAGAATAAATGGCGTTATTATAGGag cTAAAGCCTACCGGCGTTGTCTTGAGGATGGCAGGTGGGAAACGAGAGGCGATGAAAAAGATAAAGACAAAGGGTAtactaattacaataattgttTACTGCCACAACTTCTCGACCTTTTAAAGATGTGCGATGAAATAAAGGAATGTGCTCAG ATTACACGAACAACGAGAACTATCGAAATGGTGGGACTTTCGTTCTCTTTGATTTCGTTGATTGTGTCcctaattatattttttcaatacag GGTCCTTAAAAATAACAGGACAAAAATCCACAAGAATCTATTCATTGCCACCCTTTTGCAGGTAGTTTTTCGTCTTATTAAGTACGTCGATCAAGAGCTCAAAGCAGGGGATAGGATAATCGAAAATACG CCCATTCTCGACGAAGCCTGCATAACACTGCTGGAATACTCAAAAACCGCAATGTTCACGTGGATGTTCATCGAAGGTCTTTACCTCCATAACGTGATAACCGTCACAGTGTTTCAAGAATATTCCTATATAAAGATATACTTTTACGTAGGATGGACAGCCCCTGCAGTGATCACCGCCGTTTGGGTGTGGACGATGAAGATGGTCAGAAG TAATTGGgggttttattattttttaccgtACTATTGGATTTTGGAAGGACCACGTTCCACCATTATTGTG GTTAATCTTCTATTCTTGATAAACATCATCCGTGTTTTAATAGTAAAACTGAGGGAAAGCCACACAAGCGAAATAGAACAAGTCAG AAAAGCGGTCCGAGCTGCAATATTCCTGTTGCCTTTAATGGGCATCGCCAATATTTTGTTCTGGATGGGGTATCGATTTACTCAAGGATGGAAACTGGCTTTATGGTCGTACACCAGTTACTTTCTCAACACTTTTCAAGGATTTTTCGTAGCGATATTATATTGCTTCTTAAATGGGGAAGTTCAAACCGCTGTGAAGAACAGTTTCTATTTACACATGTCTTTGAGAAACCACGACTACACTCCTTGCAGGAACTTAACGCTGATTTCCACGGCCCCCGACCCAGAACAGCACATTGAAAAGTAA